The sequence TCGTAAAGTCCGGTAAGGTGAAGGCGACCAACTACAAGGCCTGCCTGGCCCTGGAAGTGCCCGCTTACATTGCCTTTTACAAGTCCCCCCCGGATTTTACGGGGGACGATCAACTGACCATTGAGGTCAAGTATGCCGGTGGACGGACCGAGATCCAAAAGATCACGGTCAGTGTCGTGGGCCCCGGCGGTCAGAAAATCTAGCGGCGGATCAAAGCCCGGGATCGGCGGCCATATGGCCAAAGCTCCGTCGATCGGGGCTTAAGTTTACTCCACCCGCGTGACCTCGCATTCGCTGCGAGAGTTAGGTCCAACCACGCCGATATTGACGTTCTTGAACTGGTAGCTCGCATGCGCGGGAACAGGCTGGTTAGCCCACACCAAAACTGTGGTGGCGCGCTCTCGATCCCCATCCATCCAGCAAGTCAGCTCGACGCTGTCGATCTTGTTGTCGGTGCCGTTGGAAAGCACAAAACTGGCAATTCCGTAATTGTCGGCGCGCCGCGTCGTCTGAAATGAATCGATCTTGACGAGTTCGCTCAGGCCGGAATGCGCTACGGGCGGTTGCGTGCCTTGCGCTGCCACGACGCCACCCAGGGCGCACAGCCCCACAAAGCAGACGATCTCGGCCAACGACCTCATCACGCGCCTCGTCCCCACACGCGGCGATCTTTCCGCGCTTTCGGGATCAGCGCAAGTGGCCGTCGCCATTGCGGCGCGACAACTCGCGCCTGCCTCACGAAGCAGCGACGTCAGTGAGAGATCGTCTTCACCAGCGAAGACTGCGCCGGGTCTGCACCGCAATCGCCGATCCGATGCGCCACGACCAGTTCGACCCTCGGCACCTGCCCTTCGCTAAGCTCATTCTGCTCAGTATAGGACTCATCACTGTGAACCGTGATCACCGTGCTGACGGGCCCCATGAAATCGCAACGGTTGGCGAAAGTGTATTGATTGTTCTTCTTTTCGGGCCTTGCAGAGACGCAGCTGCCAACCGAGGGCGACGAGAACGTCGCCTTCATCGAAACGGTCGGATCGACGCAGGCCGTCACCTCCCGCTCGAGCAAACGCTGCTTCGACTTGCGATGCGCGACCATATCGAGCGTACGAACGAAGTGCCACAGACCCTTGCGGAAGGTCGGCCCCGCAAATTCATCTGCCTTGGCTACAGTCGCGATCGGGGCCATCAGAAGCGCCACAGCGGCACAACGAATGATGGAAGATGCAAGAATTGAACGGCGGTCTGTGCTCATTGTCTCCATACCTGCTCGCTTGCTCCCCGGCGGGATAGCCGCACAGTCAAATCATTGCCGCAGGTTCACGCACCGCCGTAAAGCAAACATTAACAATACGGCAGCCCCGTTAAATTACGGCAAACTCGCATGCCCTGATCGGCTGCGCCTCGAATCGTGCGTGACCACCCCTGCTCCCCGCGCGACTTCTTGTCACGGGCGTGGACGGCCGGTCAACCACGCGCCATTACGGAGAGGTCACCAAAGGCATTAAAGGCAATTTATGGAGCATTAATTCTGGCAACCGCGGCATTTCAGTAACAGTTGCTGCTCCCTATCGCGGATAGCATTCGAGCGCGCAAACGGGTCCTGCGAGGCACGGCCGTGGCCAAATTCTGTTTATCCCGGAGCTGGCGCAAGGGCGTTCGTGTACTCTGAAGGCGCGCGTCGGGCGGTTTCCCGGTCTCGTGGGCCCACCGGAAGCCTCGGTTTTGCGCGATCAAGACGGGATAAATGCAAAGCTCCGACGTCTTGTTCAGTCTGACACACCCGCACTCGCGAACAGCAATCCCGCGGTCAGATTCCGGAAAGCCGACAATGCTCGATGCTCGGCCCCTCGCGAGTCGTCGCGAACGCCAGAATGCACCCGGTTCAGCGCGCTGTAAAACGAGACGCCGCTGATTGACCTTTGACGCTATTTTTGCTCTTTTAGTTGAATATTTCTCGCTTTTGGGGGCTGCGATGCTGAGCCGATTCAATGGGTTTCTAGGGGGAGCGATCTTTTTGAGTCTGGCGGTCGGTACGAGCGCAGCCGGCGCGGCCGATTTGGGCTTGGTGACGTCGGCCCCCGTCGGAAGCTGCAGCGAACTGGTGTTTGTCTGCGAAAATGGCCGGCAGTACCCGCTTTGCCCGATTGCGGTCTCGGTTGCCGGCGAGGTCGTTACGGCGACTCTGCACACCGGCGGACATGGCGGTGCGCATGTCCGGATGATTCCAATGGGCGTCGGCTACCGTTACGCCGGACGGGGTGTCTGGCTCGACGGTTTCCGCGAAAATGCTCTGCTAAACTTCGGTAAGCACACCCAGATCGCCTGCACCCTCGCCCACTGAGGCGAGGGCTCTACAGCGCGTAGGTTATCCCTTGGTGCGCAGCACGACGCCCTGCGACCTCGGGTACATATACGCCTTGGGCTGGACGTAGACCGGGCAGTAATTATTCCATTGATACTGCTGCCAATTCCACTTCCAGCAACCAGCTTCAACTTGCGGTTCGGAGCCGAAATCGAGACGATACGGCTCGTCTCCGAAGGGATAAGGGCCGCAATGCGCGGCACTTGAAACGAACATCACGGTCAGGGAAGTGGCGGCTGCGGCCAGCAATTTTGGCATGTTGCCCTCGATCTTCACGAGCGAATGCGCGACAGTGCCAAAGCGGGCGTTTTCAATCAAGGCCCTCGTAGGCGAATAGTCGAGCGCCGGCCGGTCGTTTGCCCGTTGCGTCTCGTTTGATGTCCTGCTGATCATCGTGGTCGCCGTGCAAGCCAATCTCGCCATTCTTGTTGCACTTGCCAATCGTCCGAACGGGCGGATTGCGTTTGCCGAGTTCGACCAGCAACTCCAAACGAACGAGGGGAACGGAAAACTCCAGGAGCCGATCGAACAGCAGGTCTCAGCCGGAATCGAGCTTATCGAGGCCGGCCTTGCCGTCGTGGATGGCGATAGCCTGGAAATTACCGAGGCCGGCCGCTCAGTCATTGAGGGCCTCTCCCATCGCTCGTTAGCCCAGGCAAATTCGCTGGAGATCATCGATCACCTGGTCGGCGCCGAGGTGCGATCGAGGATATTCAACCTCGAACTCCGCCAAGAGATCGAAACCGACGCCCCCCAAGCCTCGGACGCTCCCGCAACGGACGGGGTGGACGATGCATCTCGACCTTCGACCGAACCGAGCCCCGCGAATCCGGATGCGGCTGCGGCTGCGGCTGCTGCGCCGCGACCGGTGACGCCGCCACCCAAAAGGGCTCCGCCATCGACGATGGTCGCGCAGGCCATCACACGCGAGCCAGAACGAGCGCGAAACAGGGGCGACTCGCGAGCCCGGACGATCGGCGCATTTGTGCGGCAGTTCCATCGCCTGGGCGCGCTGTGGCGGCGGCACCTTGAGGACGATCTGCCGAAAACGCGGACGATCAACCGGGGAGCCAATTTCAACGGAATCGTAATCGCGCTCGTCAGCTTGCTGGTCGTTATCATCTGCGCCGGTGCTGCGATTGCCTTAAGACAGATCCGGTCTCTGGAAACGGAGATCTCCTCTCTACAGCGCGAACTATCGCCGCTGAAAGATAAGCTTTCACGTTTTGATCAGGCGGAGAAAACCAGGCAGGCCGAAGAAAAGGCGCGAGAAGAACGGAGCAAACGGGCAGCCGACAATCCTCCACCGCAAGCGCCGCTCTCGCTGTCGCGCGAGGAAATCCAACTCATTCGCGAGTATATCAAACCCGCGCCAGGCATCTCCTCCTCGTCCGCGCCGGCGGTTGGCGATCCGATCGTCGGAGCGACAATACCCTTCCCTTCCCCGGTTACGGACAAGGTGCCCAAACTACTTGGCGCGAAATTCGCGATCCGCAATGGGGCCATCCTGATCGTCAGAAGGGACAGCCGTCAGGTCGACGCTGTCCTTGGGCCGAACTGACTGAACCGCGGCCGGCAGACGCAATTTCTTCCAGCGGGCGCCCCCTCCGTCGACCCGTCAAAGTGCGAGCGAGTAAGGAAATTGTCTCGTGAGATCGAGATTGAGATAACCGCTGGCGTCGATCCATTGATGTGGACAATAAGCGAGTGTGCTCGGATCGATAAGCAAACCGTCTCGAACAATAGCTTCGCGGGTCCCTATTCGGCCCGTTGCGATCCTTTCGCCCTCGCGGGGATCGAAACGTAACGCATCAAATACAGCGGTGTCGTTTGTCACTCTGGACCCCAAAGGTGCTGAAATTGACGTCATTAAAGTGTCAAAGACTATCGATCCGATCAATCAAGGCAAGCGTTATCGTTTTTGCATCTGCTAACGCGCCAGGAAGGCTCAGGCCGCAGTGTTCGACCACAAACGTCACAAGCTGAAATCCAGACTATGAACGAACGTCACTAAACTCGGCACGCGGGCTGACAACGCGCTGTCAAAGACCGGCGGCCACCTTCAGCGGCACCAATTCACCAAAATCGAGCTCTTTCGCTTTCCAAGATTTTGACGTGACAGGCGCCCCTATCCGCTACCGCCAACACGGAAGAGCGGCTAGATTTATCGCTGCCCACTCCTGTTTCCAACGGCTAATCTGAGAGGAGAATTGCGATGCAAGGTCCTTCACGCACACTGGCGACGGCCGCGCTTCTTGGCCTCTGCGCCCTCGCCACATCCGGATCTGCCCTCGCGGGCGGAGGTCGGAACGGAACGGGCGGGCTCCCGACCGTCGACACCGTGTGGGGCTTCGGATACGGCCCCGGCGCATCGACCTATTGGCCATCTGCTTCCGTTGCAGAAGACAGCGGCACCTTTCGCTACGAATATCCCGTTCCCGCCGGCCATGACGTGCGAGCGATCGCCGTCGATCTCTCCAGTTCAGGCTTTCGGCATCGGCGGGTCGCCGGACCGGGAATTATCTATTATCACGGCGAGCTTCCGCGGCCATATCGCACGAATCAATACTGGTGATTGGCGAACGACCCGCGCCGCATCGGCGCCAGCGGCATCGCGATGGATCCGGCGGCATCTTCCGTCAGCCGCCGTCTCCAAGTGGCCGCAAATAGTTGCAGAGGGAAACAGTGGCGAACGCGCAAGCGCGACAACCTGTAGGGGCCTCGCTCATCCCTCCGTCTCAATCGCCGGAACGATCGAGGGGCCTTTTCGATTTGGGTCTGCGCTTGCTGATCATTCCTCTGATCGCATCGTAGGCTTCGATGAATGGGGGTGTCAGCGAGAAGAAGACGTCGAGTGCAATTGCGATGATGGCTTGTCGTAGCGAGAGGCTCTGGGCATGCGCTTCCGTCGATCCATTGGTCACCCCCGCGGCCACACCGGGACGGCGCAGCTTACGCGGCGGGATCATCACGACGACGAAGAGAACATTGATCAGCAGCCAAATACCAAGAATGATTAGCAACGTTCTCATTCAGGAAATCCCGAAAGGCGAGCCTTCAAAACATAAATTCCATCGTCCGCAGGATAAATATGCCCGGGTTCACGTCACATTTGTCCAGACTGGCCCTTGATGCAAGTAAATCTTGGCCGGCAAAAATTAAATGCCCCGCCTGAACCAGCGATCGGCACAGGAGGCGGACTACCGGGCCAACAAGGCCGGCAATTGTCGGTTTAGGCAGCGTTCTAAATTGGGCCGCGGTGAGTCATGCCCCGGCGGGCCCGCGATCGCGCGACCCTAATCCAGGAATTCGACGCCGATGCGATTTTCGCTCGACCAGACGACACGACAATCTCTGATGATACGATCCTTCTCCAGCATCAGCCTGAAACGAGGCCTGACGAAAGTTCGATCTGGAACTTCAATCGCGGCGCCCTGATTTGACAAGCTGACCACGCGGCATCGCATGCTGGATCCGTCGCCCGCGATGTAGGCAACCTCGTCGACGGTCGCGCGCTGATGTTTACGACGCTCCTCCACGGACGATTCACACCCTGCTCAAGTTCTTGCCGTTGAGGAAGTGCACGCCAATATGCGCACCATTGATCCACGCCAATTCGCAGCGACGGAAGGCCGCTCCGGTTGTCGAAAGGAGCAGGAAGAACTCCTTCAGCGCAAGACCTTCGATCGAGCCGTCAACCTTGAGCTTCGCTCCCGCTTCGGCCACATCGGTCATCTGACATTGACGGCTCCATGTCCCGTCGATAGCCACCATGTGCACGTCGATGCCGCGCGAGAACTCGACGCGTGCCGTTTCACGGTTTTCGGGGGGTAGAAAGCCAGACATACCGGGTCAAATCTGGGTTGAAACATTCAATCAAGTCGCCTCTCGTCGAGGCCTGCTATTCAGGCCCGCCGGGCGACACGCCCTTACGATATTTACGCTTCCTCAGCCGCCGACCGAGACACGCATCACTGAAATTGCTGCGTCGTCGATAGTGCGAGACAAAAATTCAGGAAAGGCTAACGGCCGGCCGGATTCGGTAAAATCGAGGCCGAACTGTCCGCGACCGATCCAGGCGCGAGTGCGAGTCGAACGAGCGCCAGCCATCCTTTAATGGATTTTACAATCCTCACTCAAACGGCATAAAACAGGCATAACTCGGTTTTACGTTCCAGTACTTTTGCGGATTTCTGGCCATGTTCCATGATGATACGGTTCCATCGCGAGCGACGGAACCTTGCCAGCCCCGGGTCGAACGGCGCCGCAACACGCCCTTGGCCCGCCTCCACCGCACTTTTGCCGGAGGCGGGCTTCCTTTCTATCTCCGTTCCCGAACTGAAAGGGGCCGCTCAAAAGAGCGGCCCCTTGCCGGTCGAAATGATTGTCCGTGATGAAATGCCAGCCCCGGCATCAACACCCTACCGGTATTGAAGTGCCATGTGGATTCCGTTCTATTACGGTGAATGATACTGCCGTAATTCGTCGGCAGGGTGCGGGCTGTGAACGTGCCGGACGGGGTAGAAATAACGTCACCTTCGGCTTCACAGCCGCTCCGGAAACGGTTGAGCACTACGCGGGCCATCAACTCTCTTGAGGCCGCGTCCCGTTCGTTGCCGGCTTTGTAGGGAAGCACTTCCCAAGAAGCCTTGCCGGGCGTAGCGGGTTACAACTTGCAAGCCGCCTCCCTCAAGCGATCACTTTAGGTAAAGGACGGTTCGATCGATGATCCGAACGTGATCGTATGATACACGTAAGCTTATGCGCTGGCTCGGCCGGGCTAGTTTGCACCAGCGATGAGCAACAAATTGTTGATCACGGGGGTGGCGAGGAACGCCACTACAAGTGCGACGTTGTAGATGTTCTTGGCGCGCCAAAGAAGAGCTGCGACAACCACTGTGGCTGCGAGTTTAGGTATTAGCCACCATTCGCCCAGCGACGTTTGACTCCACGCCATTATCGGATTTGCCTCGTGCAACCCGAGCTCCAAAAACCTGTTTGTCGTGGCGAAGTCAGCGCACCCCAATAGCAGGACCGAAAGTATTAAGATTAGCTTAATGCGGTTCATTTCAGCCTCACTGGCCTACCAATGAACCAAGGTTACTGTGGTTCCCTTAAAAAAAAGTGAGCCTCTATATCCCAATCGGATTTATCCGAGATTGGGCTGAAAACCTGCGAGCAAAGACCCGCTCGAGGAAAGGCTTTTCGACCGCATCGATCTGACTGAGGCAGGCTTTATCGCAAGGAACGGCGCGCAGTTGTAAACCACCGGCGCCGACAGCGAGGCCGCCGGAAGAGCAGAAGCTTATCTTCATA comes from Bradyrhizobium manausense and encodes:
- a CDS encoding PilZ domain-containing protein, giving the protein MEERRKHQRATVDEVAYIAGDGSSMRCRVVSLSNQGAAIEVPDRTFVRPRFRLMLEKDRIIRDCRVVWSSENRIGVEFLD
- a CDS encoding PilZ domain-containing protein, which encodes MSGFLPPENRETARVEFSRGIDVHMVAIDGTWSRQCQMTDVAEAGAKLKVDGSIEGLALKEFFLLLSTTGAAFRRCELAWINGAHIGVHFLNGKNLSRV
- a CDS encoding DUF5658 family protein, giving the protein MNRIKLILILSVLLLGCADFATTNRFLELGLHEANPIMAWSQTSLGEWWLIPKLAATVVVAALLWRAKNIYNVALVVAFLATPVINNLLLIAGAN